The following proteins are co-located in the Gorilla gorilla gorilla isolate KB3781 chromosome 7, NHGRI_mGorGor1-v2.1_pri, whole genome shotgun sequence genome:
- the LOC129524397 gene encoding ubiquitin carboxyl-terminal hydrolase 17-like protein 6 → MEDDSLYLGGEWQFNHFSKLTSSWPDAAFAEIQRTSLPEKSPLSCETRVDFCDDLAPVARQLAPREKLPLSSRRPAAVGAGLQNMGNTCYVNASLQCLTYTPPLANYMLSREHSQTCHRHKGCMLCTMQAHITRALYRPGHVIQPSQALAAGFHRGKQEDAHEFLMFTVDAMKKACLPGHKQVDHHSKDTTLIHQIFGGYWRSQIKCLHCHGISDTFDPYLDIALDIQAAQSVKQALEQLVKPEELNGENAYHCALCLQKAPASKTLTLHTSAKVLILVLKRFSDVTGNKLAKNVQYPECLDMQPYMSQQNTGPLVYVLYAVLVHAGWSCHNGHYFSYVKAQEGQWYKMDDAEVTASGITSALSQQAYVLFYIQKSEWERHSESVSRGREPRALGA, encoded by the coding sequence atggaggacgactcactctacttgggaggtgagtggcagttcaaccacttttcaaaactcacatcttcttggccagatgcagcttttgctgaaatccagcggacttctctccctgagaagtcaccactctcatgtgagacccgtgtcgacttctgtgatgatttggctcctgtggcaagacagcttgctcccagggagaagcttcctctgagtagcaggagacctgctgcggtgggggctgggctccagaatatgggaaatacctgctacgtgaacgcttccctgcagtgcctgacatacacaccgccccttgccaactacatgctgtcccgggagcactctcaaacgtgtcatcgtcacaagggctgcatgctctgtactatgcaagctcacatcacacgggccctctaccgtcctggccatgtcatccagccctcacaggcattggctgctggcttccatagaggcaagcaggaagatgcccatgaatttctcatgttcactgtggatgccatgaaaaaggcatgccttcccgggcacaagcaggtagatcatcactccaaggacaccaccctcatccaccaaatatttggagggtactggagatctcaaatcaagtgtctccactgccacggcatttcagacacctttgacccttacctggacatcgccctggatatccaggcagctcagagtgtcaagcaagctttggaacagttggtgaagcccgaagaactcaatggagagaatgcctatcattgtgctctttgtctccagaaggcgcctgcctccaagacgttaactttacacacttctgccaaggtcctcatccttgtattgaagagattctccgatgtcacaggcaacaaacttgccaagaatgtgcaatatcctgagtgccttgacatgcagccatacatgtctcagcagaacacaggacctcttgtctatgtcctctatgctgtgctggtccacgctgggtggagttgtcacaacggacattacttctcttatgtcaaagctcaagaaggccagtggtataaaatggatgatgccgaagtcactgcctctggcatcacttctgccctgagtcaacaggcctatgtcctcttttacatccagaagagtgaatgggaaagacacagtgagagtgtgtcaagaggcagggaaccaagagcccttggcgct
- the LOC134758996 gene encoding ubiquitin carboxyl-terminal hydrolase 17-like protein 22, which yields MEDDSLYLGGEWQFNHFSKLTSSWPDAAFAEIQRTSLPEKSPLSCETRVDFCDDLAPVARQLAPREKLPLSSRRPAAVGAGLQNMGNTCYVNASLQCLTYTPPLANYMLSREHSQTCHRHKGCMLCTMQAHITRALYRPGHVIQPSQALAAGFHRGKQEDAHEFLMFTVDAMKKACLPGHKQVDHHSKDTTLIHQIFGGYWRSQIKCLHCHGISDTFDPYLDIALDIQAAQSVKQALEQLVKPEELNGENAYHCALCLQKAPASKTLTLHTSAKVLILVLKRFSDVTGNKLAKNVQYPECLDMQPYMSQQNTGPLVYVLYAVLVHAGWSCHNGHYFSYVKAQEGQWYKMDDAEVTASGITSALSQQAYVLFYIQKSEWERHSESVSRGREPRALGAEDTDRRATQGELKRDHPCLQVPELDEHLVERDTQESTLDHWKFLQEQNKTKPEFNVRKVEGTLPPNVLVIRQSKYKCGMKNHHPEQQSSLLNLSSTNPTDQESMNTGTLASLQGTTRRSKGKNKHSKRALLVCQ from the coding sequence atggaggacgactcactctacttgggaggtgagtggcagttcaaccacttttcaaaactcacatcttcttggccagatgcagcttttgctgaaatccagcggacttctctccctgagaagtcaccactctcatgtgagacccgtgtcgacttctgtgatgatttggctcctgtggcaagacagcttgctcccagggagaagcttcctctgagtagcaggagacctgctgcggtgggggctgggctccagaatatgggaaatacctgctacgtgaacgcttccctgcagtgcctgacatacacaccgccccttgccaactacatgctgtcccgggagcactctcaaacgtgtcatcgtcacaagggctgcatgctctgtactatgcaagctcacatcacacgggccctctaccgtcctggccatgtcatccagccctcacaggcattggctgctggcttccatagaggcaagcaggaagatgcccatgaatttctcatgttcactgtggatgccatgaaaaaggcatgccttcccgggcacaagcaggtagatcatcactccaaggacaccaccctcatccaccaaatatttggagggtactggagatctcaaatcaagtgtctccactgccacggcatttcagacacctttgacccttacctggacatcgccctggatatccaggcagctcagagtgtcaagcaagctttggaacagttggtgaagcccgaagaactcaatggagagaatgcctatcattgtgctctttgtctccagaaggcgcctgcctccaagacgttaactttacacacttctgccaaggtcctcatccttgtattgaagagattctccgatgtcacaggcaacaaacttgccaagaatgtgcaatatcctgagtgccttgacatgcagccatacatgtctcagcagaacacaggacctcttgtctatgtcctctatgctgtgctggtccacgctgggtggagttgtcacaacggacattacttctcttatgtcaaagctcaagaaggccagtggtataaaatggatgatgccgaagtcactgcctctggcatcacttctgccctgagtcaacaggcctatgtcctcttttacatccagaagagtgaatgggaaagacacagtgagagtgtgtcaagaggcagggaaccaagagcccttggcgctgaagacacagacaggcgagcaacgcaaggagagctcaagagagaccacccctgcctccaggtacccgagttggacgagcacttggtggaaagagacactcaggaaagcaccctagaccactggaaattcctccaagagcaaaacaaaacgaagcctgagttcaacgtcagaaaagtcgaaggtacctTGCCTCCGAACGTACTTGTGATTcgtcaatcaaaatacaagtgtgggatgaaaaaccatcatcctgaacagcaaagctccctgctaaacctctcttcgacgaacccgacagatcaggagtccatgaacacgggcacactcgcttctctgcaagggacgaccaggagatccaaagggaagaacaaacacagcaagagggctctgcttgtgtgccagtga
- the LOC129524347 gene encoding ubiquitin carboxyl-terminal hydrolase 17-like protein 22, whose product MEDDSLYLGGEWQFNHFSKLTSSRPDAAFAEIQRTSLPEKSPLSCETRVDFCDDLAPVARQLAPREKLPLSSRRPAAVGAGLQNMGNTCYVNASLQCLTYTPPLANYMLSREHSQTCHRHKGCMLCTMQAHITRALYRPGHVIQPSQALAAGFHRGKQEDAHEFLMFTVDAMKKACLPGHKQVDHHSKDTTLIHQIFGGYWRSQIKCLHCHGISDTFDPYLDIALDIQAAQSVKQALEQLVKPEELNGENAYHCALCLQKAPASKTLTLHTSAKVLILVLKRFSDVTGNKLAKNVQYPECLDMQPYMSQQNTGPLVYVLYAVLVHAGWSCHNGHYFSYVKAQEGQWYKMDDAEVTASGITSALSQQAYVLFYIQKSEWERHSESVSRGREPRALGAEDTDRRATQGELKRDHPCLQVPELDEHLVERDTQESTLDHWKFLQEQNKTKPEFNVRKVEGTLPPNVLVIRQSKYKCGMKNHHPEQQSSLLNLSSTNPTDQESMNTGTLASLQGTTRRSKGKNKHSKRALLVCQ is encoded by the coding sequence atggaggacgactcactctacttgggaggtgagtggcagttcaaccacttttcaaaactcacatcttctcggccagatgcagcttttgctgaaatccagcggacttctctccctgagaagtcaccactctcatgtgagacccgtgtcgacttctgtgatgatttggctcctgtggcaagacagcttgctcccagggagaagcttcctctgagtagcaggagacctgctgcggtgggggctgggctccagaatatgggaaatacctgctacgtgaacgcttccctgcagtgcctgacatacacaccgccccttgccaactacatgctgtcccgggagcactctcaaacgtgtcatcgtcacaagggctgcatgctctgtactatgcaagctcacatcacacgggccctctaccgtcctggccatgtcatccagccctcacaggcattggctgctggcttccatagaggcaagcaggaagatgcccatgaatttctcatgttcactgtggatgccatgaaaaaggcatgccttcccgggcacaagcaggtagatcatcactccaaggacaccaccctcatccaccaaatatttggagggtactggagatctcaaatcaagtgtctccactgccacggcatttcagacacctttgacccttacctggacatcgccctggatatccaggcagctcagagtgtcaagcaagctttggaacagttggtgaagcccgaagaactcaatggagagaatgcctatcattgtgctctttgtctccagaaggcgcctgcctccaagacgttaactttacacacttctgccaaggtcctcatccttgtattgaagagattctccgatgtcacaggcaacaaacttgccaagaatgtgcaatatcctgagtgccttgacatgcagccatacatgtctcagcagaacacaggacctcttgtctatgtcctctatgctgtgctggtccacgctgggtggagttgtcacaacggacattacttctcttatgtcaaagctcaagaaggccagtggtataaaatggatgatgccgaagtcactgcctctggcatcacttctgccctgagtcaacaggcctatgtcctcttttacatccagaagagtgaatgggaaagacacagtgagagtgtgtcaagaggcagggaaccaagagcccttggcgctgaagacacagacaggcgagcaacgcaaggagagctcaagagagaccacccctgcctccaggtacccgagttggacgagcacttggtggaaagagacactcaggaaagcaccctagaccactggaaattcctccaagagcaaaacaaaacgaagcctgagttcaacgtcagaaaagtcgaaggtacctTGCCTCCGAACGTACTTGTGATTcgtcaatcaaaatacaagtgtgggatgaaaaaccatcatcctgaacagcaaagctccctgctaaacctctcttcgacgaacccgacagatcaggagtccatgaacacgggcacactcgcttctctgcaagggacgaccaggagatccaaagggaagaacaaacacagcaagagggctctgcttgtgtgccagtga